From the Shewanella amazonensis SB2B genome, one window contains:
- the fusA gene encoding elongation factor G, translated as MTDLSKYRNIGIFAHVDAGKTTTTERILKLTGKIHKLGEVHDGASTMDFMDQEAERGITIQSAATTCFWKGHRFNVIDTPGHVDFTVEVYRSLKVLDGGIGVFCGSGGVEPQSETNWRYANESEVARLIFVNKLDRIGADFLRVVGQVKKVLAANPLVMTLPIGREDEFTGVVDVLNRQAFIWDDSGLPENYTVTDVPADMVDLVEEYREMLVETAVEQDDDLMEAYMEGEEPSIEDLKRCIRKGTINLSFFPTFCGSAFKNKGMQLVLDAVVDYLPSPTEVEPQPLTDPETGEETGKVATVSVDEPLRALAFKIMDDRFGALTFVRIYSGKLKKGDTILNSATGKTERIGRMVEMHANDRNEIDSAQAGDIIAVVGMKNVQTGHTLCDPKHECTLEPMIFPTPVISIAVTPKDKGASEKLGVALGKMVAEDPSFQVETDQETGDTILKGMGELHLDIKVDILKRTFGVELTVGAPQVAYRETITAAIEDSYTHKKQSGGSGQYGKIDYRIRPGEPGTGFTFKSAVVGGNVPREFWPAVESGFEEMMSQGPLAGFPVLDVEVELFDGAYHAVDSSAIAFEIAAKGAFRQSMPKAKPQLLEPIMKVDVFTPDDHVGDVIGDLNRRRGMIKDQEAGLTGVRVKADVPLAEMFGYIGHLRTMTSGRGQFSMEFSHYNPCPANVAETVIAETKAKNAAKK; from the coding sequence ATGACCGATTTATCAAAATACAGAAACATTGGTATTTTCGCTCACGTTGACGCGGGTAAAACCACGACCACCGAGCGTATCCTCAAGCTGACCGGTAAAATCCACAAACTGGGCGAAGTTCACGATGGCGCTTCTACCATGGACTTCATGGATCAGGAAGCAGAGCGTGGTATTACCATTCAGTCTGCTGCCACCACCTGTTTCTGGAAAGGTCACCGCTTTAACGTAATCGACACCCCCGGTCACGTTGACTTCACCGTTGAAGTTTATCGTTCTCTGAAGGTTCTGGACGGCGGTATCGGTGTATTCTGCGGTAGCGGCGGTGTAGAACCACAATCAGAAACCAACTGGCGTTATGCCAACGAGTCTGAAGTAGCTCGTTTGATCTTCGTAAACAAGCTGGACCGTATCGGTGCCGACTTCCTGCGCGTAGTAGGTCAGGTTAAGAAAGTACTGGCTGCCAACCCGCTGGTAATGACTCTGCCTATCGGTCGTGAAGACGAATTCACAGGCGTTGTTGACGTACTGAACCGTCAGGCTTTCATTTGGGACGATTCAGGTCTGCCAGAAAACTACACTGTGACCGACGTTCCTGCCGACATGGTTGACCTGGTTGAAGAATACCGTGAAATGCTGGTTGAGACTGCCGTTGAGCAGGACGACGACCTGATGGAAGCTTACATGGAAGGTGAAGAGCCTTCTATCGAAGACCTGAAGCGTTGTATCCGTAAGGGTACCATCAACCTGTCTTTCTTCCCTACCTTCTGCGGCTCTGCGTTCAAGAACAAAGGTATGCAGCTGGTACTGGACGCAGTAGTTGACTACCTGCCTTCTCCAACTGAAGTTGAGCCACAGCCTCTGACTGATCCAGAGACTGGTGAAGAAACCGGCAAAGTTGCTACCGTTTCTGTAGACGAGCCACTGCGCGCTCTGGCGTTCAAGATCATGGACGACCGTTTCGGCGCCCTGACCTTCGTACGTATCTATTCTGGTAAGCTGAAGAAGGGTGACACCATCCTGAACTCTGCTACCGGTAAAACTGAACGCATCGGCCGTATGGTGGAAATGCACGCCAACGATCGTAACGAAATCGACTCTGCCCAGGCTGGTGACATCATCGCCGTTGTAGGTATGAAGAACGTTCAGACCGGTCACACCCTGTGTGATCCTAAGCACGAGTGTACTCTCGAGCCAATGATCTTCCCAACGCCTGTAATCTCTATCGCTGTTACTCCTAAGGACAAAGGCGCTTCTGAGAAGCTGGGTGTTGCTCTGGGTAAGATGGTTGCTGAAGATCCATCATTCCAGGTTGAAACCGACCAGGAAACCGGTGACACCATCCTGAAAGGTATGGGTGAGCTGCACCTGGACATCAAGGTAGACATCCTGAAGCGTACTTTCGGCGTTGAGCTGACTGTAGGTGCTCCACAGGTAGCCTATCGTGAAACCATCACTGCCGCCATCGAAGACAGCTACACTCACAAGAAGCAGTCTGGTGGTTCTGGTCAGTACGGTAAGATTGACTACCGCATCCGTCCTGGTGAGCCAGGTACCGGCTTCACCTTCAAGTCTGCCGTAGTGGGTGGTAACGTTCCTCGTGAATTCTGGCCTGCCGTTGAGTCTGGCTTCGAAGAAATGATGAGCCAAGGTCCTCTGGCTGGCTTCCCCGTACTGGACGTTGAAGTTGAGCTGTTTGACGGTGCTTACCACGCAGTTGACTCCTCTGCCATCGCGTTCGAAATCGCCGCTAAAGGTGCATTCCGTCAGTCCATGCCTAAGGCCAAGCCACAGCTGCTCGAGCCTATCATGAAGGTTGACGTGTTCACTCCAGACGATCACGTAGGTGACGTAATCGGTGACCTGAACCGTCGTCGCGGTATGATCAAGGATCAGGAAGCTGGTCTGACTGGCGTACGCGTTAAGGCAGACGTACCGCTGGCCGAAATGTTCGGTTACATCGGTCACCTGCGTACCATGACCTCTGGTCGTGGTCAGTTCTCCATGGAATTCTCTCACTACAATCCATGTCCAGCCAACGTGGCTGAGACTGTAATTGCTGAGACCAAGGCCAAGAACGCTGCCAAGAAGTAA
- a CDS encoding universal stress protein, with product MSKVFVIAGQNGQSTETLQTALEIAEAMALTPKVYAYGHAYFSGAEYYNPRLAGAARQRLLERLHDELETTLDALQRRDVAYETVWSKRLHEHALPHAASQGYSLMIKGIEGAESPEPEDWQLIRHTKVPLMLLTANPLARGRLVLMAVDLDATSEDKQLLNRLVLEQGQRLASTLNLPLHLACVVRVPKVLRELDIITPHEILIAAHEKHRDTLAQFGLPPEQVHLVAGDPAQCLYQLSSSLKAKYLVMGARQREGIFGASIGSTAEQLVHKLRCNLLILPPDAQWLGPYHD from the coding sequence ATGAGTAAGGTCTTTGTGATTGCCGGACAAAATGGTCAATCAACCGAAACATTGCAAACGGCGTTGGAAATTGCCGAGGCAATGGCGCTTACACCCAAGGTTTATGCCTACGGGCACGCCTATTTTTCCGGTGCCGAGTACTATAATCCCCGCCTTGCCGGCGCAGCGAGACAAAGGCTACTCGAACGCCTCCATGATGAGCTGGAGACAACGTTGGATGCACTGCAACGGCGCGATGTGGCTTATGAGACAGTATGGAGCAAGCGTCTGCACGAGCATGCACTTCCCCATGCCGCCAGTCAGGGCTATTCGCTGATGATAAAGGGCATCGAAGGCGCAGAATCACCGGAGCCCGAAGATTGGCAGCTTATCAGGCACACCAAGGTGCCGCTGATGCTGCTTACCGCCAATCCCCTCGCGCGGGGACGATTGGTACTGATGGCGGTAGATCTGGATGCGACCAGTGAGGACAAACAGCTTCTCAATCGACTGGTGCTTGAACAGGGGCAGCGCCTTGCCAGTACGCTTAATCTCCCTTTACACCTTGCCTGTGTGGTGAGAGTGCCCAAGGTGCTGCGGGAGTTGGATATCATTACTCCCCATGAAATCCTTATTGCCGCCCATGAAAAGCACCGGGATACGCTGGCGCAATTTGGCTTGCCCCCCGAGCAAGTTCATCTGGTCGCCGGGGACCCTGCTCAGTGTCTGTATCAGCTCAGCAGCAGTTTAAAAGCCAAATACCTGGTGATGGGAGCACGCCAAAGGGAGGGTATATTCGGCGCTTCCATTGGCAGCACCGCAGAGCAGCTGGTGCACAAGCTCAGGTGTAATCTGCTTATTCTGCCGCCGGACGCGCAGTGGCTTGGCCCCTATCACGACTGA
- a CDS encoding LysR substrate-binding domain-containing protein: MNIPIKNLHCFVTLAETGSFTRAAEKLHLTQPTLSKMLQRLEDHWQQQLIIRNNQKLSLTQAGELLLEHAREMLGQWHLLEEDLSNLRGVQRGYLRLGVCPMMSSLVIELLTAFRARYPGVRLEMFEYGGFGCEKALLANNLDIAFTALPATHADELTAQPLTAYPLLACLPAGHKLANKAALDWCDFGSHPFIMYNQDFALAKLLDSLARNAGVELNVAYRSGQWDFLASMVEANMGLAILPAPICEKLTDKALCFRPLSGGHTWDLALIWRSHLHLTPAAAAFLALSRDRGQATARPAAE; the protein is encoded by the coding sequence ATGAACATTCCAATCAAGAACTTGCACTGTTTTGTGACCCTTGCCGAGACGGGCAGTTTTACCCGCGCGGCCGAAAAACTGCACCTGACTCAGCCCACGCTGAGCAAGATGCTGCAAAGACTGGAAGACCATTGGCAGCAGCAGCTCATCATCCGCAACAATCAAAAGCTGTCACTGACTCAGGCGGGCGAACTCTTGCTTGAACACGCCAGAGAAATGCTTGGGCAATGGCATTTATTGGAAGAAGACTTATCAAATCTTCGCGGGGTACAACGGGGATACTTGCGTCTGGGAGTGTGCCCCATGATGAGCAGCCTGGTGATTGAACTCCTCACTGCGTTTCGAGCAAGATATCCCGGGGTCAGATTGGAGATGTTCGAGTACGGCGGCTTCGGCTGTGAAAAGGCTCTGCTGGCAAACAATCTGGATATTGCCTTTACCGCCCTGCCTGCAACCCACGCCGATGAGCTGACCGCGCAGCCGTTGACGGCTTATCCCCTGCTCGCCTGCCTGCCGGCAGGCCACAAGCTTGCGAACAAAGCCGCCCTCGACTGGTGCGACTTTGGCTCCCATCCCTTTATCATGTACAACCAGGATTTTGCGCTGGCAAAGCTGCTCGACAGCCTGGCAAGAAACGCCGGAGTAGAGCTGAATGTCGCCTATCGCAGCGGCCAGTGGGACTTTTTGGCGAGCATGGTGGAGGCCAACATGGGGCTGGCCATATTGCCCGCGCCCATTTGCGAAAAATTAACCGACAAGGCGCTGTGCTTCAGGCCATTAAGCGGCGGACACACCTGGGACCTGGCACTCATCTGGCGCAGTCATCTGCACCTGACCCCTGCGGCGGCCGCCTTTCTGGCCCTCAGTCGTGATAGGGGCCAAGCCACTGCGCGTCCGGCGGCAGAATAA
- a CDS encoding PepSY-associated TM helix domain-containing protein translates to MTRRPSNTAGKQLGHRLRKQIRPWHRRIGIIGGLFLLFLTVTGVLINHADDAGLGHAKVRLPWLLDYYGIQLPSHSAQFGDYGITDNLLWHQGTMVLEAKHSLIAATQWRNQTIAIDAENLYLLNADGQLVETQNKATGLPSPLKAMAIEGESHLWLSGDNGQYLADEDLIEWQPATSFAPLHWLEGEAAEQQLLEDARSAHLHWERVLLDLHAGRIFGQWGVWLWDLLALGFVFLSLSGLYIWISQQPKRK, encoded by the coding sequence ATGACTCGACGCCCTTCAAATACAGCCGGTAAACAACTCGGCCACCGGCTGCGCAAACAAATCCGCCCCTGGCACAGACGCATCGGCATTATCGGTGGCCTGTTTTTGTTATTTCTGACAGTAACCGGCGTACTGATAAACCACGCCGACGACGCAGGGCTTGGACACGCCAAGGTGCGTTTGCCCTGGTTATTGGATTATTACGGTATCCAGCTCCCTTCCCACAGCGCGCAATTTGGCGACTATGGCATCACGGATAATTTGCTGTGGCACCAAGGCACTATGGTGCTGGAAGCCAAACACTCCCTCATCGCCGCAACCCAATGGCGCAATCAAACCATCGCCATCGATGCCGAAAACCTGTATCTGCTCAACGCTGATGGCCAGTTGGTAGAAACCCAGAATAAAGCCACGGGGCTACCGTCCCCCCTCAAGGCCATGGCCATCGAAGGAGAATCTCATTTGTGGCTGAGCGGCGACAATGGGCAATATCTCGCGGATGAAGATCTGATTGAGTGGCAACCCGCCACCTCATTTGCACCATTGCATTGGCTTGAAGGCGAGGCGGCTGAACAACAGTTACTGGAAGATGCCCGCAGCGCACACCTGCACTGGGAACGGGTATTGCTCGACCTGCATGCAGGCCGGATATTCGGTCAATGGGGCGTCTGGCTTTGGGATCTGCTCGCCCTTGGCTTTGTATTTTTGTCTTTGAGCGGTCTCTACATCTGGATAAGCCAGCAACCCAAACGCAAATAA
- a CDS encoding FMN-binding protein, giving the protein MKKYLLTLLACWPLLGHTETSFQSNEGFIADALGAVPKASVLWLDDTQKANIENILAHAYNKLRVRYWRDGAQTVWILDEIGKESPITVGIHIANQQIVKTKVLVYRESRGDEVRHDFFTNQFKSATLTPSLELDRSIDGITGATLSVRALTKLSRIALYLDAAVQKTP; this is encoded by the coding sequence ATGAAGAAATACCTGCTGACCCTGCTGGCCTGCTGGCCCTTGCTGGGGCACACCGAAACCAGCTTTCAGAGTAATGAAGGCTTTATCGCCGATGCGCTGGGTGCAGTTCCCAAGGCCAGTGTGTTGTGGTTGGATGATACCCAAAAGGCCAACATTGAGAACATTCTTGCCCACGCCTACAACAAACTCCGAGTAAGGTACTGGCGCGATGGGGCACAGACGGTGTGGATACTGGACGAAATCGGTAAAGAATCTCCTATCACTGTTGGCATCCACATCGCCAATCAACAGATAGTCAAAACCAAGGTACTGGTATACAGAGAAAGCCGCGGTGATGAGGTCAGGCATGACTTCTTTACCAACCAGTTCAAATCGGCGACACTGACGCCCTCCCTTGAACTGGATCGCAGTATCGATGGCATCACAGGGGCAACCCTGTCGGTAAGAGCCCTGACCAAGTTGTCCCGGATAGCCCTGTATCTGGATGCTGCCGTGCAAAAGACCCCATAA
- a CDS encoding porin, producing the protein MKKTLIASALLGLFASQTAMASDETAELRKIIEQQQQVLKDLEKRLEETEKRVEQTADATEANASAKSATTIGGYGELHYNNIDNNADSSKDKTEMDFHRFVLFFGHEFTNKTRFFSELELEHSLAGEGKKGEVELEQAYIEHDFTDAITAKAGLFLMPVGIINETHEPNTFYGVERNPVESNIVPSTWWEGGLAVNLKAAPGLAFDAAITSGLKVKDDYNVRSGRQKVSNANADALAYTGRVKYTGIAGLELAASAQYQSDLTQGKDGVDEASATLLEAHGIYSIGGFTIKALYAQWNIDGAEAELLGRDSQKGWYIEPSYRFNDSFGIFARYNEWDNEAGNDADTTKKLTSVGINYWLHENVVFKADYEKQSGALDSDGFNLGVGYQF; encoded by the coding sequence ATGAAAAAGACTCTGATCGCCAGCGCTCTGCTGGGTCTGTTCGCCAGCCAAACTGCCATGGCCTCTGACGAAACCGCCGAACTGCGTAAAATCATTGAACAGCAGCAGCAGGTTCTGAAAGATCTGGAAAAACGCCTGGAAGAGACTGAAAAGCGCGTTGAGCAAACTGCCGATGCCACCGAAGCCAATGCCAGTGCCAAGAGCGCCACCACCATCGGCGGCTACGGTGAACTGCACTACAACAACATCGACAACAATGCAGACAGCAGCAAAGACAAGACCGAAATGGACTTCCACCGTTTCGTACTGTTCTTTGGCCATGAATTCACCAATAAGACCCGTTTTTTCTCTGAGCTGGAACTGGAACACTCTCTGGCCGGCGAAGGCAAGAAAGGTGAAGTTGAGCTGGAGCAGGCTTACATCGAGCACGACTTCACCGACGCTATCACAGCTAAGGCCGGTTTGTTCCTGATGCCAGTGGGTATCATCAACGAAACCCACGAACCCAACACCTTCTACGGTGTTGAACGTAATCCTGTTGAGTCAAACATAGTACCCAGCACCTGGTGGGAAGGCGGTCTGGCCGTCAATCTGAAAGCTGCACCAGGTCTGGCATTTGATGCCGCTATCACTTCCGGCCTCAAGGTTAAAGATGATTACAACGTACGCAGTGGTCGTCAAAAGGTGTCCAACGCCAATGCTGATGCCCTGGCTTACACCGGTCGCGTGAAGTACACCGGCATTGCCGGACTTGAGCTGGCTGCAAGTGCCCAGTATCAAAGTGACCTGACCCAGGGTAAAGATGGCGTAGACGAAGCCTCTGCCACACTGCTTGAAGCCCACGGTATCTACAGCATCGGTGGATTTACCATCAAAGCACTTTATGCCCAGTGGAACATTGACGGTGCTGAGGCTGAGCTTCTGGGCCGTGACAGCCAGAAGGGCTGGTACATTGAGCCTTCTTACCGCTTCAACGACAGCTTTGGTATTTTCGCACGTTACAACGAGTGGGATAACGAGGCCGGTAACGATGCCGATACCACCAAGAAGCTCACCAGTGTAGGTATCAACTACTGGCTGCACGAGAATGTGGTATTCAAGGCCGATTACGAGAAGCAGAGCGGCGCCCTGGATTCTGATGGCTTCAACCTGGGTGTTGGCTACCAGTTCTGA
- a CDS encoding TonB-dependent receptor family protein, with protein sequence MTTIAKPAIKLSLLTSALLASFAATATANADIEQISIFGKKNPINTVPGSAHQLSQEELDTFKYSDIMRTLASVPGVYIQEEEGYGLRPNLGMRGTGQNRSEKITVMEDGVLAAPAPYASPAAYYFPTSGRMQQIEVLKGSSTVKYGPRTTGGVVNMVSRQIPDAELAGALDVALGQDGYGKLHAHAGGQGERIGAVTEVYRYQADGFRDINGVGGDTGFVKNDLLAKVAIDSAKDAKYAQRLELKLKYADEVSDETYMGLTDEDYAAKPFSRYSASQKDEMTTEHKQLQLIHIIDFSSTVSLATTAYYNDFARNWYKADKVDGKSLSKGGIEAASVFDANPEGAIDVSVKANNRVYISQGIQTELGLLLGDHQLDIGVRLHQDEMDRFQWADTYSLDANQQMSLTKAGVPGTDSNRIDSAEALSAYVQDRFTLGAFTLTAGVRYEDVTVEREDWGKANPGRNGDGAFKENSFSALLPSLSATWQLTDSTLLLAGVQKGFAPAAPGNTNGQEEESWNYEAGTRFVNGNFNAEAIAFYGDYSNMHGNCTAAQGCDEDKLDNQYNAGEVVVKGLELSAGYQFNTDGALSFPVKLAYTYTSTEFQNSFESEFETWGSVQVGDEFSYTPKHQLYLSAGISVEQWQLTLAGRYTSDMRATAGQGDIAADDLIAAKTLVDLSGRYFIDKQQEVYLTVDNLLDETYMTTRAHGSVFSGKPRSITVGYSYKF encoded by the coding sequence ATGACCACCATCGCCAAGCCAGCCATCAAGCTGAGCCTGCTGACCAGCGCCCTGCTGGCAAGCTTTGCCGCCACTGCAACCGCCAATGCCGACATCGAGCAGATCAGCATTTTCGGTAAAAAGAACCCCATCAACACAGTGCCAGGCAGCGCCCATCAGCTGAGCCAGGAAGAGCTGGATACCTTCAAGTATTCCGACATCATGCGCACCCTGGCCTCGGTGCCCGGGGTCTATATTCAGGAAGAAGAAGGCTATGGTCTGCGCCCCAATCTTGGCATGCGCGGCACGGGTCAGAACCGTTCAGAAAAGATCACCGTGATGGAAGATGGCGTGCTGGCAGCACCGGCGCCTTATGCTTCACCAGCGGCCTATTACTTCCCAACCTCCGGCCGCATGCAGCAAATTGAAGTGCTAAAAGGCTCTTCTACCGTGAAATACGGCCCGCGCACCACCGGCGGCGTGGTGAACATGGTTTCCCGCCAAATTCCTGATGCCGAACTGGCAGGCGCCCTCGATGTCGCCCTGGGGCAGGATGGCTATGGCAAGTTGCACGCCCACGCCGGTGGTCAGGGCGAACGCATTGGTGCCGTAACCGAAGTGTACCGTTATCAGGCCGATGGTTTCCGCGACATCAACGGCGTTGGCGGTGACACAGGTTTTGTGAAAAACGATCTGCTGGCCAAAGTGGCCATCGACAGCGCTAAAGATGCCAAATACGCCCAGCGTCTGGAACTCAAACTCAAGTATGCCGATGAAGTCTCCGACGAGACCTACATGGGTCTGACTGACGAAGATTATGCCGCCAAGCCATTCAGCCGCTACTCGGCCTCGCAAAAAGATGAAATGACCACTGAGCACAAGCAGCTGCAACTGATCCATATTATCGATTTCAGCAGTACTGTGAGTCTCGCTACTACGGCTTATTACAACGACTTTGCCCGTAACTGGTACAAAGCCGACAAGGTAGATGGCAAGAGCCTGTCCAAGGGTGGTATTGAGGCAGCCAGCGTCTTCGACGCCAATCCCGAAGGGGCGATTGATGTCAGCGTGAAAGCTAACAACCGGGTGTATATTTCTCAGGGCATTCAAACCGAGCTGGGACTGCTCCTTGGCGATCACCAGTTGGATATAGGTGTGCGCCTGCATCAGGACGAGATGGACCGCTTCCAGTGGGCCGATACCTACAGTCTGGACGCCAATCAGCAGATGAGCCTGACCAAGGCTGGTGTACCTGGTACCGACTCTAACCGTATCGACAGCGCCGAAGCCCTGTCTGCTTATGTTCAGGACAGATTCACCCTGGGCGCCTTTACTCTCACCGCCGGTGTGCGCTACGAAGATGTGACCGTGGAGCGCGAAGACTGGGGCAAAGCCAACCCAGGCCGTAACGGCGATGGCGCTTTTAAAGAAAACAGCTTCTCGGCGCTGCTGCCATCACTGTCTGCCACCTGGCAGCTGACCGACAGCACCCTGCTGCTGGCCGGCGTGCAAAAGGGCTTTGCCCCTGCGGCTCCCGGCAACACCAACGGGCAAGAGGAAGAGAGCTGGAACTACGAGGCGGGTACCCGTTTCGTGAACGGCAACTTCAATGCCGAGGCTATCGCTTTCTACGGTGATTACAGCAACATGCACGGCAACTGCACTGCCGCCCAGGGTTGTGATGAAGACAAGCTGGACAACCAGTACAACGCCGGTGAAGTGGTGGTGAAAGGTCTGGAATTGTCAGCTGGCTATCAATTCAACACTGATGGCGCTTTGAGCTTCCCGGTGAAGTTGGCGTATACCTACACCAGTACGGAGTTCCAGAACAGTTTCGAGTCGGAGTTTGAAACCTGGGGTTCGGTACAGGTGGGTGACGAGTTCAGCTACACCCCCAAGCATCAGCTGTATCTGAGCGCAGGCATCAGCGTCGAGCAGTGGCAGTTGACCCTGGCTGGCCGTTACACCTCGGATATGCGCGCCACCGCCGGTCAGGGCGACATTGCCGCTGACGACCTGATTGCTGCCAAGACCCTGGTTGATCTATCCGGTCGTTACTTTATCGATAAACAGCAGGAGGTTTATTTGACCGTTGATAACCTGCTGGATGAAACCTATATGACGACCCGTGCCCATGGCTCGGTGTTTTCTGGCAAGCCCAGAAGCATTACCGTTGGTTATTCCTACAAGTTCTAA
- a CDS encoding DUF3581 domain-containing protein produces MFLEPFFTQTDETVTISPFQASEFAKRVAEDFNPIHDESAKRFCVPGDLLFALVLSHYGLSQKMQFKFEGMVGEGVCLNFPVEVGDSFPICDSRDKTYLSVSRQGDVSRCETQIESFVRSYVSFSGLNFIHVLVPMMREHGVMINPDRPLVIYESMAFDLTTLDFDQVALELSDARLSVDGKRGDVTLEFALISDGKQVGTGVKTLVMSGLRALDEAALDGMAQFYEERRATL; encoded by the coding sequence ATGTTTCTCGAGCCTTTTTTTACTCAAACTGATGAAACTGTAACGATTTCCCCTTTTCAGGCCAGCGAGTTTGCCAAGCGGGTTGCAGAAGATTTCAACCCTATTCATGACGAAAGTGCCAAGCGCTTTTGTGTGCCCGGTGACCTTTTGTTTGCACTGGTGCTGAGCCACTATGGCCTGAGCCAGAAGATGCAATTCAAGTTCGAAGGCATGGTAGGCGAGGGCGTGTGCCTGAACTTCCCGGTCGAGGTGGGCGACAGCTTCCCAATCTGTGACAGCCGCGATAAGACTTACCTCAGCGTCAGCCGCCAGGGCGACGTAAGCCGCTGCGAGACCCAAATCGAGTCTTTCGTGCGCAGCTATGTGTCTTTCTCAGGGCTTAACTTTATTCATGTGCTGGTGCCCATGATGCGTGAGCACGGGGTCATGATTAACCCCGATCGTCCACTGGTGATCTACGAAAGTATGGCGTTCGATCTCACAACCCTGGATTTCGATCAGGTTGCACTCGAGCTCAGTGATGCGCGCCTCAGTGTGGATGGCAAGCGTGGTGACGTGACGCTGGAATTTGCCCTTATCAGCGATGGTAAGCAGGTTGGCACCGGCGTTAAGACCCTGGTGATGAGTGGCCTGCGAGCTCTCGATGAAGCAGCCCTCGATGGTATGGCACAGTTCTACGAAGAGCGCCGCGCCACCCTGTAA